The nucleotide sequence TTTCACGAGCTCTAAATTGTAATCTTCATACTTTTCATCATTCTGCATATATAACGGAACTGCATGAGTAATCGGTAAATAGCCGATTTTAATCGTTGGCTTTTCCCCGTCACCTGCAGAACTGCCTGTTTCGTTCGTCCCGCATGCCGTCAACAATGCCACGAACAGCATTGTCATGATTAACACTACCTTTTTCATCTACTATCCTCCTAAATATTGAATTCGATTGCTGCTTTATCATGAGTAAATTGGAATTCATTGAATATAATTTCACGGTAATGCTGAAAATCCGTATCAGCACGATTCCGTTCCTTTGGTAACTTCAGCACAACTTCTTTATGAATTTCACCAGGATTTGGCTTCATGATGAGAATGCGATCTGCTAAATAAATCGCTTCATCGATATCATGGGTTACTAATACAATCGTCATTTTCTCGCGTTGCTGGATTTGTTTCAATTCATCCTGTAAATAATAGCGTGTAAATGTATCAAGCGCTCCAAACGGTTCATCCATTAAAATAACTTCCGGTTGAATGGCAAGTGCGCGGGCTATTGCGACGCGTTGCTGCATACCGCCCGACAGCTCGCTAGGCAATGAATTTGCGCGGTCTTCCAATCCGACCATCTGCAAATAATGGGCCGCTCTTTTTGTAATTTCTGCAGTTGATAAATCTGAATTCTCAATCCCGAGCTCCACATTTTTCCGAACAGAGCGCCATGGCAGCAGTCCGTAATTTTGCATAAGCATAATACAGCGCTTACTAGGTTTTGTAACGGCAGTCCCATCAAGCAGGATCTGCCCTTGATTAATTGTTTCAAAGCCACCGATACAATTTAGCAATGTACTTTTACCGCAACCGCTTTTCCCCAGAATGGCAATTACTTCGCCGTGTTTTATATTAAAGGAAACATCTTTTAATACTGTCGGACTTTTTTCTCCATACGACTTTGAAACCTTATTAATTTCAATCTTAGCTGTCGACAATTACTTTTCACCCCAATACCGATTATTCAACTTGGTTTTATATTATATGAGTTATATTATTATACTTACTTAAATAAAACAACCTTATTTTTTAATTTATTTTTATTTTCTAAAAAATAATCGGATATTTTTTGAATATAATGTAAAATAGAGCAATCTACTCTATGTAGATTTTGCATGTTTTATCGGAAAGTGAGGTTATATGAATGAAAAAAGTCACATTAGTTCCACAAGCACTTAGCTATGCTAAAGAAATCCACCGATTATCACAGGAGCCCGAAGTAAAGAATGCACTCGGACTCCCTACACAATCTTTAGAGGATACGGAAAACTTTATCATTAATACATTAATGGAGGAATCTGAAGGGAAAACTATTTCCCGTATAATATTGAATGAAAAGGACCAATTGATCGGGATTACGACACTAATGTTTATCGATCAGTCCAATAAGCACTGCCATATCGGAAGCTGGATCGGAGTGGATTATTGGGGACAAGGCTATAATCTGGCCTCTAAAATAGAACTATTGAAAATAGCATTTGAATACCTGCATCTTGAGGTAGTATTCGCCGGGGCACGTACAGTCAATTTACGTTCTCAAAAAGCACAGGAAAAACTCCCGTTTATATCCTTAAATATCGAACAGCAATTTCCCGAAGAACATTTGCTGCTGGAAAAAAGACAAAAGCAGCCGTGTATTTTAAATGCTGTTTTCAGGGACGACTTTCTCAACTATTTATATCCAACACAAAAAGAGCGGAAAATTTAGAGATTACTCTAATTTTCCGCTCTTTTTTATTTTTTTTAGTTAGCAGTTGCTTGTTTTGTGAAACGAGGATGTGCCCAAAGTTCACGCCATTTTATGAATGATGTAATTACAATAATCAATCCTAATGTCAGCATTATAATCGATAAAATACCGTTTAAAATATTGTAACCACCGGCCATTTCGTTCCAGTAAACATTTTTCACCATCCAGAATCCTGCTACGTTTACCGTAATATATAAATACACTAACGGAATAAAGCAAGTTAAAACATAAATTCGTTTATCTGCTACTTTCAACACGAATGTTACACCACATACTAAACCAATGGAAGCCATCAACTGATTGGATACACCGAATAATGCCCAGACAGAAGCGATATCCCCTGAATTTAATAAGTATCCCCACATGATACAGGCCAATGCACTTGCCCCAATTGCCCCGGGAAGCCAATCCGTCTTCTTCAGCGGCTTATACACATTTCCTAAAAAGTCTTGAATTAAGTAACGTGCTGTACGTGTACCTGCATCAATTGCAGTTAAAATAAATACAGCTTCAAACATAATAACAAATTGATAGAAGTAAGCCGTTAGATGGCTAAACCATTCTACCCCTGAAAATATGGATGCCATACCGACTGCAAGTGTTACGGCACCACCAGTACGTCCCTCTAAATCCATACCAATCGCTTCTGAAAGCACCGGTAAATCAACTACTGTCATTCCTAATTTTGCGAATGCTTCAGGTGATGAGTTAATCGCAAAGTAATCTGCAGGATGTAATACAGTTGCAGCGATCAGTGCCATTACCCCAACGACACATTCTACGAGCATTGCACCAAAACCAACTACGCGAATATCATCCCAACGATTTAACATTTTCGGTGTAGTTCCTGATCCAACAAATGCGTGGAAACCGGAAATAGCTCCACAAGCGATTGTAATCGAAACGAATGGCCATACCGGACCAGCAACGATCGGACCGCCTCCCAGGAAGTCTGGAATAATTGCAGGGAACTGAATTGCAGGGTTAATAATAAACACACCAATGATTAAAGCAACAAATACTCCTATTTTCATGAAACTGCTTAAATAATCGCGAGGTGCCAATAAGAACCATACTGGTAAAGCAGCCGCAAAGAAAGCATAAATCGGCAATATAATTGATAATGTTTCACGATCTAATGTTAGTACATCACCTAACCAAGTCCCTTGAATAGACGGTCCGTAGAAAACGGCTCCAATAAGGAGGATGACCCCAAGTATTGTTGAAATCTTCAAGTTACCTGTGAATTTATTGATTAGACCCATGAGCATTGCAATCGGTATTGTTGCGGCAACTGCAAATGTTCCCCAAGGGTTTTCTGCTAAAGCTCCTAAAATAACCATTGATAAACCAGCCATTGTAATTGTAATAATGAATAGCATCGCTAATCCTGTACAAAAACCAGCGACAGGCCCAAGTTCTTCACGCATTACTTCCGATAATGACTTCCCGCCTTTTGTCATCGAAGCAAATAATACAACAGCATCGTGTACAGCTCCCCCAATAACAGCACCAATTAATAACCAAAGGTAACCCGGTAAATAACCAAATTGCGCGGCTAAAATTGGTCCAACTAACGGTCCTGCAGCTGCAATTGCTGCAAAGTGATGCCCGAAAGCTACCCAACGATTTGTCGGAACGTAATCTTGTCCGTCATTTTTTTCGTTTGCAGGTGTTGGCGTATCTTCATTAATCTTTAATACTTTTTTTGTAAAGAAAATTCCGTAAAAACGATAGGCAATTACTAAAATACATATTGCCCCAATTACTAGTGTAATCGCATTCATTTCACTTTCCCCCTATGTATCTCTCTTTTGTTGTAATATAACAATAACAAAAACAAGAACTGTTGTATCACAATATTTAAAATTAACTGAAAATTATGCATAATAGCTATTTTATCATACTAGATCACCGAAATTGCGTAAATTATCGAAATAATAGAAATATATCCCCCTTATAATGCTTTACATACCTGTGTTATATTAAGTTTCTCTTCTAAATAATGAACTACATTTTTTGTTTCTGATAACTTTACATCATTTTTTTGTAATATAAATGAAATATAATTAATGTTTAATATAAAGTGAGATGGGAATTTAACTAGTAAGCTTAGCAATAAGCTAATAAATTTTCACTAGGAGGATGTAAGAAATGGCTAACAACAACAAACGTAATCAGAATCAGAATGACGGATCAATGACGGTTCAAGAAGCGGGTCGTAAAGGCGGAGAAGCTACATCTAATAACCATGGTAGAGAATTTTATGAAGAAATCGGCCGTAAAGGTGGAGAAGCGAGCAGCGGAAACAACCAAAACGGTAATAACAACAATAACAACAACAGTGGTGGCAAAATGAGCCGCGAAGAAGCTGGCCGCAAAGGCGGAGAAGCAAGCCGTAAAAACAATAACAGTAACAACAACAACAACAAAAATAACTCATAATTATTTAATTAACCTTGAAGATAGGTTAATGCAAGGTGTAAATATTAATAATTTACATTAATAAAGGATGTTTGCCGTTTAGAAGAATGGCAAACATCCTTTTTTGCATTCTTTTACTCGCTCATCCAATATTTCTCTCCAACAGCATACATAACCAAACAAATTACTTGAAAATATTATACAGGAATTATATATTATTTTATGCTTGCTTTATTT is from Solibacillus isronensis and encodes:
- a CDS encoding carbon starvation CstA family protein, with translation MNAITLVIGAICILVIAYRFYGIFFTKKVLKINEDTPTPANEKNDGQDYVPTNRWVAFGHHFAAIAAAGPLVGPILAAQFGYLPGYLWLLIGAVIGGAVHDAVVLFASMTKGGKSLSEVMREELGPVAGFCTGLAMLFIITITMAGLSMVILGALAENPWGTFAVAATIPIAMLMGLINKFTGNLKISTILGVILLIGAVFYGPSIQGTWLGDVLTLDRETLSIILPIYAFFAAALPVWFLLAPRDYLSSFMKIGVFVALIIGVFIINPAIQFPAIIPDFLGGGPIVAGPVWPFVSITIACGAISGFHAFVGSGTTPKMLNRWDDIRVVGFGAMLVECVVGVMALIAATVLHPADYFAINSSPEAFAKLGMTVVDLPVLSEAIGMDLEGRTGGAVTLAVGMASIFSGVEWFSHLTAYFYQFVIMFEAVFILTAIDAGTRTARYLIQDFLGNVYKPLKKTDWLPGAIGASALACIMWGYLLNSGDIASVWALFGVSNQLMASIGLVCGVTFVLKVADKRIYVLTCFIPLVYLYITVNVAGFWMVKNVYWNEMAGGYNILNGILSIIMLTLGLIIVITSFIKWRELWAHPRFTKQATAN
- a CDS encoding GNAT family N-acetyltransferase, with protein sequence MKKVTLVPQALSYAKEIHRLSQEPEVKNALGLPTQSLEDTENFIINTLMEESEGKTISRIILNEKDQLIGITTLMFIDQSNKHCHIGSWIGVDYWGQGYNLASKIELLKIAFEYLHLEVVFAGARTVNLRSQKAQEKLPFISLNIEQQFPEEHLLLEKRQKQPCILNAVFRDDFLNYLYPTQKERKI
- a CDS encoding KGG domain-containing protein — encoded protein: MANNNKRNQNQNDGSMTVQEAGRKGGEATSNNHGREFYEEIGRKGGEASSGNNQNGNNNNNNNSGGKMSREEAGRKGGEASRKNNNSNNNNNKNNS
- a CDS encoding ABC transporter ATP-binding protein yields the protein MSTAKIEINKVSKSYGEKSPTVLKDVSFNIKHGEVIAILGKSGCGKSTLLNCIGGFETINQGQILLDGTAVTKPSKRCIMLMQNYGLLPWRSVRKNVELGIENSDLSTAEITKRAAHYLQMVGLEDRANSLPSELSGGMQQRVAIARALAIQPEVILMDEPFGALDTFTRYYLQDELKQIQQREKMTIVLVTHDIDEAIYLADRILIMKPNPGEIHKEVVLKLPKERNRADTDFQHYREIIFNEFQFTHDKAAIEFNI